A section of the Thermoplasmata archaeon genome encodes:
- a CDS encoding tetratricopeptide repeat protein: MWCRDDLVATLRGLGLLQDPQVEKAFRSVRQEEYLPEAFGALAYADMPLPVLGVSGGKTMPSPRCLSAALGLLELEGNGSVLVAGARGGFPAALLAHIASDRGVVVAEPDESLRTVTAARLKEAGRGDVRVVAHPPAEAFDRILVLDPHGPSLTALMPHLADPGTLIARGRGLHDLAFVKVVRRHGETVQMTFNEAPARLAAGPRDAARGAPIDFGRLFAVEDLLVHAWEGRVTGHYDEHFRDVAQETFAGGPLDDEATRAGSDLRKWGARQAFQAAYILQSAGDLERAADAYERSLLLFPSAEAHTFLGWTYSFMGRYQDAIAECEAAIGVDVSFGNPYNDIGAYLIELGRLDEAIPWLEKAIAASRYCCYFYAHTNLARVYLHKRMPEKARRSLLAALRANPDYAPARELLRHLESGAHYFA; this comes from the coding sequence ATGTGGTGCCGCGACGACCTGGTGGCGACCCTCCGCGGCCTCGGTCTGTTGCAGGACCCCCAAGTCGAGAAGGCGTTCCGGAGCGTTCGCCAGGAGGAGTACCTGCCCGAGGCGTTTGGGGCCCTGGCTTACGCGGACATGCCCCTGCCGGTGTTGGGAGTGTCCGGGGGCAAGACGATGCCCTCGCCCCGCTGCCTCTCCGCGGCGCTGGGGCTCCTGGAGTTGGAGGGAAACGGCAGCGTCCTCGTGGCGGGAGCTCGGGGCGGTTTCCCCGCCGCGCTCCTCGCCCACATCGCCTCCGACCGGGGCGTCGTGGTGGCCGAGCCCGATGAGTCGCTCCGGACCGTGACCGCGGCGCGGTTGAAGGAGGCGGGGCGAGGCGATGTCCGCGTGGTCGCTCACCCGCCCGCAGAGGCGTTCGACCGGATCCTCGTGCTGGACCCCCATGGACCATCGCTTACTGCCCTGATGCCTCACCTCGCGGATCCGGGGACGCTGATCGCGCGCGGCCGCGGCCTCCACGACCTCGCGTTCGTGAAGGTCGTGCGCCGGCACGGCGAGACGGTCCAGATGACGTTCAACGAGGCACCCGCGCGGCTCGCCGCCGGCCCTCGGGACGCGGCGCGCGGCGCGCCCATCGACTTCGGCCGCCTGTTCGCCGTCGAGGATCTCTTGGTCCACGCGTGGGAAGGACGCGTGACGGGCCACTACGACGAGCACTTCCGGGATGTGGCCCAGGAGACATTCGCGGGCGGACCTCTGGACGACGAGGCGACGCGCGCGGGGTCGGACCTGAGGAAGTGGGGAGCCCGCCAGGCGTTCCAGGCCGCCTACATCCTCCAGAGCGCAGGTGATCTCGAGCGCGCCGCGGACGCGTACGAGCGCTCCCTGCTCCTGTTCCCGAGCGCGGAGGCCCACACGTTCCTCGGCTGGACGTACAGCTTCATGGGCCGCTACCAGGACGCGATCGCCGAGTGTGAGGCGGCGATCGGGGTGGACGTGTCGTTTGGCAACCCGTACAACGACATCGGTGCGTACCTGATCGAGCTGGGGCGGCTGGACGAGGCGATCCCCTGGCTCGAGAAGGCGATCGCCGCCTCCCGGTACTGCTGCTACTTCTACGCACACACGAACCTGGCGCGTGTGTACCTGCACAAGCGGATGCCCGAAAAGGCCCGGCGGTCCCTGCTCGCCGCGCTCCGCGCGAACCCGGACTACGCCCCGGCGCGGGAGCTGTTGCGGCATCTGGAGAGCGGAGCGCACTACTTCGCATGA